The following coding sequences lie in one Nocardioides sambongensis genomic window:
- a CDS encoding M28 family peptidase, whose translation MRRTRTLTTTAALVSGGLLLSFGATAPSSSAVPDVDGTEKSNTKSERRSAIHESAAKGGKKDPKFDFADTVKAKAVMDRLEDFQEIADANDGNRAVGTPGYEASGKYVEQTLRAAGYATKRQYFSAEQYSVDAFSLTVTGVPLEPIVMSYSSSTPEGGVTGDLVAPADPLGCDAAAWDGVDAAGGIAVVSRGACSFAEKAAAAGAADAAGVIVYNNTEGALNGTLGGTLEGSAPAVGVTQAEGQSLLDAMAQGPVEATLNIQAAVSTTRTFNVIAQTRTGDTDNVVMLGAHLDGVEDGAGINDNGSGSAAILETAVQLAKATGQDKGRSTTTSAVKGAKDKAKNKGPKNKCKKDKGPKNKGLKKCKKPKPQGPKMELENAVRFAWWGAEEIGLVGSTHYVDNIVENNPERLDQISSYLNFDMIGSINYTVGVYDADESTYEAPVEVPEGSAELEAVFTDYFDDNGQPWVDSEYSGRSDYQAFIENGVPAGGLFSGADAIKTEEEAEVFGGTAGRALDPNYHSANDDIDNISRAALEIFVPAIAHSVQDLAAKQRRR comes from the coding sequence GTGAGGCGAACCCGCACACTCACGACCACGGCCGCCCTGGTTTCCGGCGGCCTGCTGCTCTCGTTCGGCGCCACCGCGCCGAGCAGCAGCGCCGTCCCGGACGTGGACGGCACGGAGAAGTCCAACACCAAGTCCGAGCGACGCTCGGCGATCCACGAGTCGGCAGCCAAGGGCGGCAAGAAGGATCCCAAGTTCGACTTCGCCGACACCGTCAAGGCGAAGGCCGTGATGGATCGACTGGAGGACTTCCAGGAGATCGCCGACGCCAATGACGGCAACCGCGCCGTCGGCACCCCCGGCTACGAAGCATCCGGCAAGTACGTCGAGCAGACCCTGCGCGCGGCCGGCTATGCGACCAAGCGTCAGTACTTCAGCGCCGAGCAGTACTCCGTCGACGCCTTCTCCCTCACCGTGACCGGCGTCCCGCTCGAGCCGATCGTCATGTCGTACTCGTCCTCCACTCCCGAGGGCGGCGTCACCGGCGACCTCGTGGCTCCCGCCGATCCGCTGGGCTGCGACGCCGCCGCCTGGGACGGCGTCGACGCGGCCGGTGGCATCGCGGTGGTCAGCCGTGGCGCCTGCTCGTTCGCGGAGAAGGCCGCTGCCGCCGGTGCTGCGGACGCCGCCGGCGTGATCGTCTACAACAACACCGAAGGCGCGCTCAACGGCACCCTCGGCGGGACCCTCGAGGGTTCCGCACCGGCCGTCGGCGTGACCCAGGCCGAAGGTCAGTCGCTGCTCGACGCGATGGCCCAGGGCCCGGTCGAGGCCACCCTGAACATCCAGGCCGCGGTGTCGACGACCCGGACGTTCAACGTGATCGCCCAGACCCGCACCGGCGACACGGACAACGTCGTCATGCTCGGAGCCCACCTCGACGGCGTCGAGGACGGAGCGGGCATCAACGACAACGGCTCCGGATCGGCCGCGATCCTCGAGACCGCGGTGCAGCTGGCCAAGGCGACCGGTCAGGACAAGGGCCGGTCGACCACCACGAGCGCGGTCAAGGGCGCGAAGGACAAGGCCAAGAACAAGGGCCCCAAGAACAAGTGCAAGAAGGACAAGGGCCCGAAGAACAAGGGCCTGAAGAAGTGCAAGAAGCCGAAGCCCCAGGGCCCGAAGATGGAGCTGGAGAATGCCGTCCGCTTCGCCTGGTGGGGCGCTGAGGAGATCGGTCTGGTCGGCTCGACGCACTACGTCGACAACATCGTCGAGAACAACCCCGAGCGCCTGGACCAGATCAGCTCCTACCTCAACTTCGACATGATCGGCTCGATCAACTACACCGTCGGTGTGTACGACGCCGACGAGTCGACGTACGAGGCGCCGGTCGAGGTGCCGGAGGGCTCGGCCGAGCTCGAGGCGGTCTTCACCGACTACTTCGACGACAACGGGCAGCCCTGGGTGGACTCGGAGTACTCGGGCCGCTCGGACTACCAGGCGTTCATCGAGAACGGCGTGCCGGCCGGTGGCCTGTTCAGCGGCGCGGACGCGATCAAGACGGAGGAGGAGGCCGAGGTGTTCGGCGGCACGGCGGGTCGTGCCCTGGACCCGAACTACCACTCCGCCAACGACGACATCGACAACATCTCGCGTGCGGCATTGGAGATCTTCGTCCCGGCGATCGCGCACTCCGTGCAGGACCTCGCCGCGAAGCAGCGTCGCCGCTGA
- a CDS encoding SigE family RNA polymerase sigma factor, with amino-acid sequence MDQAEEFTAYVEAAWSRLFRTAYALTGSIDAADDLLQASLIKVYANWRRVRRADQQDAYVRRILVNQATSTWRRASTRREVVTDDPWRGVVTPATSPPDLDDELWTLVLQLPERQRAVLVLRYYEGLSEREIADSLGIARGTVKSLASAAMTKLRAALAADPRTPDQDRDDVGGPR; translated from the coding sequence ATGGACCAGGCCGAGGAGTTCACCGCCTACGTGGAGGCGGCGTGGTCACGGCTGTTCCGCACCGCCTACGCCCTGACCGGGTCGATCGATGCGGCCGACGACCTGCTGCAGGCATCGTTGATCAAGGTCTATGCGAACTGGCGCCGGGTGCGACGGGCCGATCAGCAGGACGCCTACGTACGGCGCATCCTGGTCAACCAGGCGACCAGCACGTGGCGGCGGGCCAGCACCCGCCGAGAGGTGGTGACGGACGACCCGTGGCGCGGAGTCGTGACGCCGGCGACGTCCCCGCCCGACCTCGATGACGAGCTGTGGACGCTGGTGCTCCAGCTGCCCGAGCGGCAGCGCGCGGTGCTGGTGCTCCGCTACTACGAGGGGCTCTCCGAGCGCGAGATCGCCGACTCGCTGGGCATCGCCCGCGGCACCGTGAAGAGCCTGGCCAGCGCCGCGATGACCAAGCTGCGTGCCGCACTCGCGGCGGACCCACGCACCCCGGACCAGGACCGCGACGACGTTGGAGGACCCCGATGA
- a CDS encoding hemerythrin domain-containing protein — MSTTTRTTRTTPEPVRPEQVRLPGQAAAPEGPVDMLMMYVMHHAFRRDLRRFAVAAEHTPATATATWVALAERWDLFAEILHGHHTGEDTALWPALLERADESERATLVAMEAEHARIDPLLTSCHELVHALAAGPDAVQATRLRARLALVLAQTRESLGRHLAHEESEAIAIIQRHLTQEEWKRIEEEGFHEKRPISFLLHAVSWIADDLPPAARNRAFAEAGQAMRVVWWLGRRRYHRGTRAAFGFVPDAG; from the coding sequence ATGAGCACCACCACCCGCACCACCCGCACCACCCCGGAGCCCGTCCGTCCGGAGCAGGTGCGCCTGCCCGGTCAGGCGGCCGCACCGGAGGGCCCGGTCGACATGCTGATGATGTACGTGATGCACCACGCGTTCCGTCGCGACCTGCGCCGGTTCGCCGTCGCCGCCGAGCACACCCCGGCCACGGCGACCGCCACCTGGGTGGCGCTCGCCGAGCGGTGGGACCTCTTCGCCGAGATCCTGCACGGCCACCACACCGGCGAGGACACGGCCTTGTGGCCGGCCCTGCTGGAACGGGCCGACGAGTCCGAACGGGCGACGCTGGTGGCGATGGAGGCCGAGCACGCCCGGATCGATCCGCTGCTGACCTCCTGCCACGAGCTGGTCCACGCCCTCGCGGCCGGGCCCGACGCCGTGCAGGCGACCCGGCTGCGGGCGCGACTGGCCCTCGTCCTCGCCCAGACCCGGGAGTCGCTCGGCCGGCACCTCGCGCACGAGGAGTCCGAGGCGATCGCGATCATCCAGCGCCACCTGACCCAGGAGGAGTGGAAGCGGATCGAGGAGGAGGGGTTCCACGAGAAGCGGCCGATCTCGTTCCTGCTCCACGCCGTCTCCTGGATCGCCGACGACCTGCCTCCGGCCGCGCGCAACCGGGCGTTCGCCGAGGCCGGCCAGGCGATGCGGGTGGTCTGGTGGCTCGGTCGACGGCGCTACCACCGCGGGACGCGGGCCGCGTTCGGGTTCGTCCCGGACGCCGGCTGA
- a CDS encoding dihydrofolate reductase family protein codes for MTRLLTYSMGVSVDGYVVGPDGQFAWTDPDPEVFALATDEVRGLHTHLLGRRLYQDMLFWEGREQDPELDAAGREFATIWNALPKVVFSSTLPSVRGNARLATGTLSEEVERLRAEPGEGDLAIGGATLAAAAAAEDLIDEYRIRLCPLLVGGGLRYFDHAERRVDLELVQTRRFASQIHYLRYRVRR; via the coding sequence ATGACTCGACTCCTGACCTACTCGATGGGTGTCTCGGTCGACGGCTACGTGGTCGGCCCGGACGGGCAGTTCGCGTGGACCGACCCCGATCCGGAGGTCTTCGCGCTCGCCACCGACGAGGTGCGGGGCCTGCACACCCACCTGCTGGGCCGGCGGCTCTATCAGGACATGCTCTTCTGGGAGGGCCGCGAGCAGGACCCGGAGCTCGACGCGGCCGGCCGCGAGTTCGCCACGATCTGGAACGCCCTGCCCAAGGTGGTCTTCTCCAGCACGCTGCCCTCGGTCCGCGGCAACGCCCGGCTGGCCACCGGCACGCTGAGCGAGGAGGTCGAGCGGCTGCGGGCGGAGCCGGGCGAGGGTGATCTGGCGATCGGCGGGGCGACGCTCGCCGCCGCTGCGGCCGCGGAGGACCTGATCGACGAGTACCGGATCCGGCTGTGCCCGCTGCTGGTCGGTGGCGGGTTGCGTTACTTCGACCACGCCGAGCGCAGGGTCGACCTGGAGCTGGTGCAGACCCGCAGGTTCGCCTCGCAGATCCACTACCTGCGCTACCGGGTGCGCCGCTGA
- a CDS encoding NUDIX hydrolase has translation MDCPFPYVVADGTVFYGEGGRSLAWDVATDTTVSTGSMVSQAHDRVVGGFEDLEVDVSRLAGDWEFAEPVDGYEGILSYDGAWFLDNSGKPTIVNWRDPDQTVRYDPPGSVRAATFDTDGSVLVVTEEDGRWSGWDCPVDARCEQVVAPQRAEIRLVAWDL, from the coding sequence GTGGACTGCCCGTTCCCCTACGTGGTGGCCGACGGCACGGTCTTCTACGGCGAGGGCGGCAGGTCGCTGGCCTGGGACGTCGCCACCGACACCACCGTGTCCACCGGCAGCATGGTCAGCCAGGCGCACGACCGGGTGGTCGGCGGCTTCGAGGACCTCGAGGTCGACGTGTCGCGGCTGGCCGGCGACTGGGAGTTCGCCGAGCCGGTGGACGGCTACGAGGGCATCCTGTCCTACGACGGCGCCTGGTTCCTCGACAACAGCGGCAAGCCGACCATCGTCAACTGGCGCGACCCCGACCAGACCGTCCGCTACGACCCGCCGGGGTCGGTGCGAGCGGCCACGTTCGACACCGACGGCAGCGTGTTGGTGGTGACCGAGGAGGACGGGCGGTGGAGCGGCTGGGACTGCCCGGTGGACGCACGGTGCGAGCAGGTCGTCGCCCCCCAGCGCGCCGAGATCCGGCTGGTGGCCTGGGACCTCTGA
- a CDS encoding DUF4345 domain-containing protein has product MAALNGFGRLMGWSCIAIGGMQILGGVRVEPGMEGDATVDSHLRFMGAIFAGYGLNWLASSREEPDLGRMRLLAGLMAVGGASRLATRASIGRPHRFHDLLLGIEVAAPAVVEVLARRDARAG; this is encoded by the coding sequence ATGGCGGCACTGAACGGATTCGGACGGCTGATGGGCTGGTCCTGCATCGCGATCGGAGGGATGCAGATCCTCGGCGGGGTCCGGGTGGAGCCCGGGATGGAGGGGGACGCCACCGTCGACTCCCACCTGCGCTTCATGGGCGCGATCTTCGCCGGCTACGGGCTGAACTGGCTCGCCTCCTCCCGGGAGGAGCCCGACCTGGGCCGGATGCGGCTGCTGGCCGGGCTGATGGCAGTCGGGGGTGCTTCCCGCCTGGCCACCCGCGCCAGCATCGGCCGGCCGCACCGCTTCCACGACCTGCTGCTCGGGATCGAGGTCGCGGCGCCGGCCGTGGTCGAGGTGCTCGCCCGGCGCGACGCACGCGCCGGCTGA
- a CDS encoding MFS transporter has translation MVLDGLGLLRSNRVLRGLVMVEIFWSVAMVVYETFQPIRLGELLGDEARAGVWMGPVAAAGWAVFALGSGLAGLASRRIGVTRTAILARVLNGLGAVAMGLVVGPAALVVAYLVTYALHGAAGPMHNALLHRQATAGNRATLLSINSMTASAAFAIGAPLLGLLAAATSNQVAMVAAGGFSILGALCYLPARRAERVVRHEVDLTEGSPTTLG, from the coding sequence GTGGTGCTCGACGGTCTCGGCCTGCTGCGCAGCAACCGCGTGCTCCGGGGGCTGGTGATGGTCGAGATCTTCTGGTCCGTCGCGATGGTCGTCTACGAGACGTTCCAGCCGATCCGGCTCGGCGAGTTGCTGGGCGACGAGGCGCGTGCCGGCGTCTGGATGGGTCCGGTCGCGGCGGCGGGCTGGGCGGTCTTCGCCCTGGGCTCGGGCCTGGCCGGGCTGGCCTCCCGCCGGATCGGGGTCACCCGCACCGCGATCCTGGCGCGGGTGCTCAACGGGCTGGGTGCCGTGGCGATGGGCCTGGTGGTCGGGCCCGCCGCGCTGGTCGTCGCCTACCTGGTCACCTACGCGCTGCACGGCGCGGCCGGACCGATGCACAACGCGCTGCTGCACCGGCAGGCCACGGCCGGCAACCGGGCCACCCTGCTGTCGATCAACTCGATGACCGCCTCGGCCGCCTTCGCGATCGGCGCGCCGCTGCTGGGCCTGCTCGCGGCCGCCACCTCCAACCAGGTCGCCATGGTCGCGGCCGGCGGGTTCAGCATCCTCGGCGCCCTCTGTTATCTCCCCGCCCGCCGGGCGGAGCGAGTCGTCCGGCACGAGGTCGATCTGACCGAAGGATCTCCCACAACTTTGGGGTAA
- a CDS encoding DUF4203 domain-containing protein yields the protein MNDIVVGLLAVAIGLYLCLRGHWAMRVLLAIWGGFIGFALGAGIVDNVTGDGYLTTLTGWLVGIVAAVVVAVLAYLFYAVSVVLSMVSMGFVLGATVAAALDVETPWLLTVFGVVAGLLLGVLAVVADLPALLLVLLSAASGTSLVLGGLLLIVDQITLDQISEGRVGDEHLLWYVAWPVLFVIGIVVQLRDLGDARDRQLRETWSASPEADRAYAGSAPRSGRAGVEGDRR from the coding sequence ATGAACGACATCGTGGTGGGGCTCCTCGCGGTCGCCATCGGTCTCTACCTGTGCCTGCGCGGCCACTGGGCGATGCGGGTGCTGCTCGCGATCTGGGGCGGGTTCATCGGCTTCGCCCTCGGCGCCGGGATTGTCGACAACGTCACCGGCGACGGCTACCTGACCACCCTCACCGGCTGGCTGGTCGGGATCGTGGCGGCCGTGGTCGTCGCGGTCCTCGCCTACCTCTTCTACGCGGTCAGCGTGGTCCTCTCCATGGTCTCGATGGGCTTCGTGCTGGGCGCGACGGTCGCGGCCGCGCTCGACGTCGAGACCCCCTGGCTGCTCACCGTGTTCGGTGTGGTCGCGGGGCTGCTGCTCGGGGTGCTCGCGGTGGTCGCCGACCTCCCGGCGCTGCTGCTGGTCCTGCTCAGCGCGGCGTCCGGCACCAGCTTGGTGCTGGGCGGTCTGCTGCTGATCGTCGACCAGATCACCCTGGACCAGATCAGCGAGGGCCGGGTCGGTGACGAGCACCTGCTCTGGTACGTCGCCTGGCCGGTGCTCTTCGTGATCGGGATCGTCGTGCAGCTGCGCGACCTGGGCGACGCGCGCGACCGTCAGTTGCGCGAGACCTGGTCCGCCTCCCCCGAGGCTGACCGGGCGTACGCTGGGAGTGCGCCGCGGAGCGGGCGAGCGGGCGTGGAAGGCGATCGGCGATGA
- a CDS encoding MMPL family transporter yields the protein MNTLHRVGAATAAHPWRTLAAWLLALIALGAASAVAGGDLQEDWNVPGTRAQAGVDTIRDHFPEAGGATAQVVLHSDGPLDPGVVGEVGDRLAAADHVAGVTPRLSDDGDTALLDVRYAVEVTHPDLMGVTAPLTAAAEPAEAAGYEVELGGELPSTASELDGRGELIGIGVALLLLVLAFGSVVAAGLPIATALGGLIAGSSGVMLLAAVLDVSPTAPTVATMVGLGVGIDYALLIVTRHVARLRAGDTPRQAAAHATGTAGRAVLGAGLTVLVSLMGLRLANLPTFSAFGFATALAVVGVMAAALTLVPALCALAGHRLLPRRVRRTRPVGTDGSGQAERSDDTEPFDDTERSDDTGREPLAGRWARVVSRRPVAWGALALVVLVALGAPALGMRTWPQDGGSDPQGSTTRAAYDLISAEFGEGANGPITLVADLDELTPAEVEALHAEVDALPQVAASSPAVTSPDGAIAIWDVQPTTAPIDEETSRFLDDLRADVLPAGVEATGYTPILGTSPTCSPTGSGSSWASSSRCRWSC from the coding sequence ATGAACACCCTTCATCGCGTCGGAGCCGCCACCGCGGCCCACCCCTGGCGCACCCTGGCCGCGTGGCTGCTGGCGCTGATCGCGCTCGGCGCCGCCAGCGCGGTCGCCGGCGGCGACCTGCAGGAGGACTGGAACGTCCCCGGCACGCGCGCCCAGGCCGGAGTGGACACCATCCGTGACCACTTCCCGGAGGCCGGCGGCGCCACCGCCCAGGTCGTCCTCCACAGTGACGGCCCCCTCGACCCCGGCGTGGTCGGCGAGGTCGGCGACCGTCTCGCCGCCGCCGACCACGTGGCCGGCGTGACCCCGCGACTCTCGGACGACGGCGACACCGCCCTGCTCGACGTCAGGTACGCCGTCGAGGTCACCCACCCCGACCTGATGGGCGTGACCGCGCCACTGACCGCCGCGGCCGAGCCGGCCGAGGCCGCCGGCTACGAGGTGGAGCTCGGCGGCGAGCTGCCCAGCACCGCCTCCGAGCTCGACGGCCGGGGCGAGCTGATCGGCATCGGCGTGGCGCTGCTGCTGCTCGTGCTCGCGTTCGGCTCGGTCGTGGCGGCGGGTCTGCCGATCGCGACCGCGCTCGGCGGCCTGATCGCGGGATCCTCCGGGGTGATGCTGTTGGCCGCGGTGCTGGACGTCTCCCCCACCGCGCCCACCGTGGCGACCATGGTCGGCCTCGGCGTCGGGATCGACTACGCCCTGCTCATCGTCACCCGCCACGTCGCCCGGCTCCGTGCCGGCGACACGCCCCGCCAGGCCGCGGCGCACGCCACCGGCACGGCCGGACGCGCGGTGCTCGGCGCCGGACTGACGGTCCTGGTCTCGCTGATGGGTCTGCGGCTGGCCAACCTCCCCACCTTCAGCGCGTTCGGGTTCGCGACCGCGCTCGCGGTGGTCGGCGTGATGGCGGCCGCGCTCACCCTGGTCCCCGCGCTGTGCGCCCTGGCCGGCCACCGGCTGCTGCCGCGCCGGGTCCGCAGGACGCGCCCGGTCGGCACCGATGGTTCCGGCCAGGCCGAGCGTTCCGACGACACCGAGCCTTTCGACGACACCGAGCGTTCCGATGACACCGGGCGCGAGCCGCTCGCCGGCCGCTGGGCCCGCGTGGTCTCCCGCCGCCCGGTCGCCTGGGGTGCCCTCGCACTCGTCGTCCTGGTCGCCCTCGGCGCCCCCGCCCTGGGGATGCGCACCTGGCCGCAGGACGGGGGCAGCGACCCGCAGGGCAGCACCACGCGCGCGGCGTACGACCTGATCAGCGCCGAGTTCGGCGAGGGCGCCAACGGTCCGATCACCTTGGTCGCCGATCTCGACGAGCTCACGCCCGCCGAGGTGGAGGCGCTGCACGCCGAGGTCGACGCGCTGCCGCAGGTGGCCGCCTCCTCACCGGCGGTGACCTCGCCCGACGGCGCGATCGCGATCTGGGACGTCCAGCCCACCACCGCGCCGATCGACGAGGAGACCAGCAGGTTCCTCGACGACCTGCGCGCCGACGTCCTGCCGGCCGGGGTCGAGGCGACCGGCTACACGCCGATCCTGGGGACATCTCCGACATGCTCGCCGACCGGCTCTGGATCGTCGTGGGCTTCGTCGTCGCGATGTCGGTGGTCCTGCTGA
- a CDS encoding MMPL family transporter, which produces MLADRLWIVVGFVVAMSVVLLMLLFRSVVVPIKAAAMNLLSITAAYGVLVLVFQHGYGAGLLGVDHAIPVSSWVPILLFAVLFGLSMDYEVFLLSAIREDWLATGDAHGSVVRGLASTGRVISTAAAIMVAVFLGFATEPGVVVKMIGVGLAVAVALDATVVRMVLVPATMTLLGRWNWWFPGRGFGLPAAADPAPAAGSAALTPTGIAGTPDDDVDPDRTPVSV; this is translated from the coding sequence ATGCTCGCCGACCGGCTCTGGATCGTCGTGGGCTTCGTCGTCGCGATGTCGGTGGTCCTGCTGATGCTGCTGTTCCGCTCGGTCGTCGTGCCGATCAAGGCGGCGGCGATGAACCTGCTCTCCATCACGGCCGCCTACGGCGTGCTGGTGCTCGTCTTCCAGCACGGGTACGGCGCCGGCCTGCTCGGCGTGGACCACGCGATCCCGGTCTCCAGCTGGGTGCCGATCCTGCTGTTCGCGGTGCTGTTCGGACTGTCGATGGACTACGAGGTGTTCCTGCTCTCGGCGATCCGGGAGGACTGGCTCGCCACCGGCGACGCCCACGGCAGCGTGGTCCGGGGCCTGGCCTCGACCGGCCGGGTGATCTCCACGGCAGCGGCGATCATGGTCGCCGTCTTCCTGGGCTTCGCCACCGAGCCGGGTGTGGTGGTCAAGATGATCGGGGTCGGCCTAGCGGTGGCCGTCGCGCTGGACGCCACCGTGGTCCGGATGGTCCTGGTGCCGGCCACGATGACGCTGCTCGGCCGCTGGAACTGGTGGTTCCCCGGCCGTGGGTTCGGGCTGCCGGCCGCCGCCGATCCGGCCCCCGCAGCCGGCAGCGCCGCGCTCACCCCGACGGGCATCGCCGGCACGCCCGACGACGACGTCGACCCCGACCGCACACCGGTCTCGGTGTGA
- a CDS encoding DUF5701 family protein, translated as MTTSHPITAQLDVLLSLGLAELSGRDATWLRAAARDAVAAAGPATPGGVLAVHPDLVPASRLTPLLQRAGRPGFVVVDMTDLDEFVAVPGVDVPDRALYLVTDVDRGDDLRNRSPEEAEPVLAERGRTPLTVNEGISWLLQEPDRLAPDHCFMCIGSRKPKTPTTKGYDARTPAIWISNGTGRDGRERKDAPKVGWCWWRNRHTWLGFASATGRV; from the coding sequence ATGACCACCAGCCACCCCATCACCGCCCAGCTCGACGTGCTGCTGAGCCTCGGACTGGCCGAGCTCTCCGGTCGCGACGCGACCTGGCTGCGAGCGGCGGCCCGTGACGCGGTCGCCGCGGCCGGCCCCGCCACCCCGGGCGGCGTGCTCGCGGTGCATCCCGATCTGGTGCCGGCCAGCCGCCTGACGCCGCTGCTCCAGCGCGCGGGACGGCCCGGGTTCGTGGTCGTGGACATGACCGACCTGGACGAGTTCGTCGCGGTGCCGGGGGTCGACGTACCGGACCGGGCGCTGTATCTGGTCACCGACGTCGACCGCGGCGACGACCTGCGGAACCGGTCGCCGGAGGAGGCGGAGCCGGTCCTCGCCGAGCGCGGGCGGACTCCGCTCACGGTCAACGAAGGGATCAGCTGGCTGCTCCAGGAGCCGGACCGCCTCGCGCCCGACCACTGCTTCATGTGCATCGGCTCCCGCAAGCCGAAGACCCCGACCACCAAGGGGTACGACGCCCGCACCCCCGCGATCTGGATCAGCAACGGCACCGGGCGGGACGGGCGCGAACGCAAGGATGCGCCGAAGGTCGGCTGGTGCTGGTGGCGCAACCGGCACACCTGGCTCGGGTTCGCGTCGGCCACCGGGCGGGTCTGA